From a single Thermothielavioides terrestris NRRL 8126 chromosome 1, complete sequence genomic region:
- a CDS encoding nucleosome assembly-like protein encodes MAEPIKNKRPDPAVAPTPQNTPANAAPISSHAQQPGISSIKEEDLDRAAASIFAKDPRLVSMIHNRLGSLVGRSSGYIESLPTEVKRRVAGLKGIQKEHSKLEAKFQEEVLQLEKRYFAEFTPLYEQRAAIVNGKTEPTEEQVKAGEKGDEAKETEGAAVKEEKPAEGASNISGIPEFWLSAMKNLVSLAEMITERDEEALKSLVDIRMEYLDRPGFRLIFEFADNDFFTNKTITKTYYYQNESGYGGDFIYDHAEGDKIDWKPGQDLTVRIEQKKQRNKSECPLSPYAKIEALLTDAATKQTRIVKKTVPTESFFNFFSPPKAPADDDDDAASDIEERLELDYQLGEDIKEKLIPRAIDWFTGEALAFEEIDDDFDGYEDEEDEDGEDLSGDEDDEDESEEEEEDGAKPKQEPTECKQS; translated from the exons ATGGCTGAGCCCATCAAGAACAAGCGGCCCGACCCCGCCGTCGCTCC CACACCCCAGAACACACCGGCAAATGCGGCTCCCATTTCGTCGCATGCCCAGCAGCCTGGTATTTCGAGCATCAAGGAAG AGGATTTGGACCGCGCCGCTGCGTCCATTTTCGCTAAGGACCCGCGCCTTGTGTCCATGATTCACAACCGGCTGGGATCGCTCGTTGGCAGGTCATCTGGCTACATCGAGTCGCTTCCCACCGAGGTCAAGCGCCGCGTCGCTGGCCTCAAGGGCATCCAGAAGGAGCACTCCAAGCTCGAGGCAAAGTTTCAGGAGGAGGTCTTGCAGCTCGAGAAGAGGTATTTTGCCGAGTTCACGCCTCTGTACGAGCAGCGTGCTGCCATCGTGAACGGCAAGACCGAGCCCACCGAAGAGCAGGTCAAGGCTGGCGAGAAGGGTGATGAGGCCAAGGAGACCGAGGGTGCCGCCgtcaaggaggagaagccTGCTGAGGGCGCCAGCAATATCTCGGGCATTCCCGAGTTCTGGCTTTCGGCCATGAAGAATCTGGTTTCCCTGGCTGAAATGATCACCGAgcgggacgaggaggcgctcaagTCCCTGGTCGATATCCGGATGGAGTACCTCGATCGGCCCGGATTCCGCCTTATCTTCGAGTTCGCGGACAACGACTTCTTCACCAACAAGACCATCACCAAGACGTACTACTACCAAAACGAGAGTGGCTATGGTGGCGACTTTATCTACGACcacgccgagggcgacaaGATCGACTGGAAGCCGGGCCAGGATCTGACCGTCCGCATCGAGCAGAAGAAGCAGCGCAACAAGAGTGAGTGCCCGCTATCGCCGTATGCGAAAATCGAAGCACTGTTGACGGACGCAGCCACCAAGCAAACCCGTATCGTCAAGAAGACGGTCCCGACGGAGTCGTTCTTCAACTTCTTCTCGCCTCCCAAGGCTCCGGcggacgacgatgatgacgCCGCTTCCGATATCGAGGAGCGCCTGGAGCTCGACTATCAACTGGGCGAGGATATCAAGGAGAAGCTCATCCCTCGGGCGATCGATTGGTTTACTGGAGAAGCCCTAGCCTTTGAGGAGATCGATGACGACTTTGATGGTTATGAGGATGAAGAGGATGAAGATGGCGAGGACCTCAGCGGCGATGAGGATGATGAGGATGAGtcggaagaggaagag GAGGACGGCGCCAAACCGAAGCAGGAGCCCACGGAGTGCAAGCAGAGCTAA